A genomic region of Catalinimonas niigatensis contains the following coding sequences:
- a CDS encoding DUF1153 domain-containing protein, producing MKRKKPYFPLKTKKKAVQLVSVGLLTEDQACQKFKISLKLLHEWQRWYDRYFVQPYQNPTAMARKKLSDKEKIKLLESQLKESQQQAKYEKLKREAYETMINIAEEEFNIQIEKKRGARQSKK from the coding sequence ATGAAACGTAAAAAACCTTATTTCCCTCTCAAAACCAAGAAAAAAGCGGTTCAACTCGTATCTGTAGGACTTCTCACTGAAGATCAAGCCTGTCAAAAATTCAAGATTTCCCTCAAACTCCTCCATGAGTGGCAGCGTTGGTATGATAGATATTTTGTTCAACCCTATCAAAATCCCACTGCTATGGCCAGAAAGAAATTATCTGATAAAGAGAAGATCAAATTACTTGAAAGCCAGCTCAAAGAATCTCAGCAACAAGCCAAATATGAAAAGCTTAAGCGTGAAGCTTATGAAACTATGATTAACATTGCTGAGGAAGAATTTAACATTCAGATTGAAAAAAAGCGTGGCGCCAGACAGTCCAAAAAATGA
- the ribB gene encoding 3,4-dihydroxy-2-butanone-4-phosphate synthase, with product MLDKIEDAIQSVKDGKIIIVVDDENRENEGDFICAAEHITPEIINFMATHGRGLICASLTEDRCNELGLELMVGKNTSYFDTPFTVSVDLISNDTSTGISAADRAKTIRALTDPKTKPEQLGKPGHIFPLKAKKGGVLRRTGHTEAAIDFPRLAGLKPAGVLVEIMNEDGTMARLPDLRKVADRFNLRLVSIKDLIEYRLNTESLIHEEFISDVETAYGRFQLHIFKQINADDIHLALVKGSWHEDESVLVRVHSANYFEDIFGSSSGNSSIQQVLKKINAAGKGILLYMNQESMGDGLIQKLKKYTDPENQMGSNLDQRDFGIGAQILRHLHARKLLLLTNHPKKRVGLPGYGLEIIDNVPIEE from the coding sequence ATGCTTGATAAAATAGAAGATGCTATCCAAAGTGTTAAGGATGGAAAAATTATTATTGTCGTTGATGATGAGAATAGAGAAAATGAAGGAGATTTTATCTGCGCTGCAGAACATATTACTCCAGAAATTATCAATTTCATGGCAACCCATGGTAGAGGCTTGATTTGTGCTTCACTGACAGAAGACAGATGTAATGAGTTAGGTTTAGAATTAATGGTAGGCAAAAATACCTCGTACTTTGACACTCCATTTACTGTATCTGTGGATTTGATTAGCAACGATACGAGTACAGGTATTTCAGCAGCAGACAGGGCAAAAACAATCAGAGCATTGACTGATCCTAAAACGAAACCTGAACAATTGGGAAAACCTGGACATATTTTCCCTCTCAAAGCTAAAAAAGGTGGTGTACTGAGACGTACTGGACATACAGAAGCGGCCATTGACTTTCCTCGCTTAGCAGGATTAAAACCTGCGGGTGTACTGGTAGAAATTATGAATGAAGATGGAACTATGGCGCGCCTCCCTGACTTAAGAAAAGTTGCCGATAGGTTCAATCTCAGGCTTGTATCAATTAAAGATCTCATCGAGTATCGTTTAAACACGGAAAGTTTGATTCATGAGGAATTCATAAGTGATGTAGAAACTGCATATGGAAGATTCCAGCTTCATATTTTTAAACAAATAAATGCTGATGACATTCATCTAGCTCTAGTCAAAGGAAGCTGGCATGAAGATGAATCAGTTTTGGTGCGAGTGCATTCTGCAAATTATTTTGAAGATATCTTCGGTTCTAGCTCAGGTAACAGTTCTATACAGCAAGTGTTGAAAAAAATTAACGCGGCTGGAAAGGGGATTTTACTTTATATGAATCAGGAAAGTATGGGGGATGGCTTAATTCAGAAACTGAAGAAATATACTGACCCTGAAAATCAAATGGGCAGTAATTTAGACCAGCGCGATTTTGGTATCGGTGCTCAAATTTTGCGTCATCTGCATGCACGAAAATTACTTCTATTAACCAATCATCCTAAAAAAAGAGTAGGTTTACCTGGTTATGGACTTGAAATCATAGACAATGTTCCTATAGAGGAATAA
- the surE gene encoding 5'/3'-nucleotidase SurE, with translation MQRPLILVSNDDGITATGIKVLVNVMKELGEVVVVAPDSPQSGMGHAITIGNTLRLTETDIFKDVRAYKCSGTPADCVKLGKFHVLKDRRPDLVVSGINHGSNTSISVLYSGTMSAAVEGAMEGLPAIGYSLCDYDTDADFSHTEDYVKKIAIQVLERGTPKGIALNVNFPPKQRESLKGIKICRQAHAKWQEEFDQRYDPNGRRYFWLAGNFVNFDKGEDNDEWAIANNYVSVVPCQYDLTAHHAISTLNEWDF, from the coding sequence ATGCAAAGACCCCTAATTCTGGTATCTAATGATGATGGAATCACCGCCACTGGCATCAAAGTTTTAGTGAATGTGATGAAAGAACTGGGTGAGGTGGTGGTTGTAGCGCCAGATAGTCCACAGTCGGGTATGGGTCATGCAATTACAATCGGAAATACCCTCAGACTTACTGAGACTGATATTTTCAAAGATGTCAGAGCTTATAAATGTTCAGGCACTCCAGCTGATTGTGTAAAGCTAGGTAAATTTCATGTTCTCAAAGATCGTAGACCGGATTTAGTGGTCAGTGGGATTAATCATGGGAGTAACACTTCTATAAGTGTGTTATATTCTGGTACCATGTCAGCAGCAGTAGAGGGAGCCATGGAAGGACTGCCAGCTATCGGGTACTCTTTGTGTGACTATGATACTGACGCTGATTTTTCTCATACTGAAGACTATGTAAAGAAAATCGCAATACAAGTGCTCGAGAGAGGAACTCCTAAGGGAATTGCATTAAATGTAAATTTTCCGCCCAAACAGCGTGAAAGCTTAAAAGGTATTAAAATTTGCCGTCAAGCCCATGCAAAATGGCAGGAAGAATTTGATCAAAGATATGACCCTAACGGAAGAAGGTACTTTTGGCTGGCAGGTAATTTTGTAAATTTTGACAAAGGAGAAGATAATGATGAATGGGCCATTGCAAATAATTATGTCTCTGTTGTTCCTTGTCAGTATGATTTAACCGCTCATCATGCCATAAGTACGCTGAATGAATGGGATTTTTAA
- a CDS encoding metal-dependent transcriptional regulator, which translates to MQHTLAEENYLKAIYHLSEGGKLNVSTNALAAKLETKPASATDMIRKLADKDLVIYEKYQGVNVSKIGKAHALKIIRKHRLWETFLVETLGFGWDEVHNVAEQLEHIQSTLLVERLDIFLGHPKFDPHGEPIPDAEGNYRQKIRTLLSDMKTGQQGKLVAVKVSEASFLRYLDKLNLEIGSHVKVLDILSFDHSSLIAINNESEVYVSKEVAANLFFEAVDDKD; encoded by the coding sequence ATGCAGCATACATTAGCAGAAGAAAATTATCTTAAAGCGATATATCACCTTTCCGAAGGAGGTAAGTTGAATGTTTCTACTAATGCATTAGCTGCTAAGCTTGAAACTAAACCAGCATCTGCTACTGATATGATTAGAAAGCTGGCGGACAAAGATCTGGTAATTTATGAAAAATATCAGGGAGTAAACGTTTCAAAAATCGGTAAAGCTCATGCGCTAAAGATTATTAGAAAGCATAGGCTGTGGGAAACATTTTTAGTAGAAACACTAGGCTTTGGATGGGATGAAGTTCATAATGTGGCTGAGCAACTTGAACATATACAATCTACCCTTCTGGTTGAAAGATTAGATATATTTTTAGGACACCCTAAGTTTGATCCTCATGGAGAACCAATTCCTGATGCTGAAGGTAACTACCGGCAGAAAATAAGAACGTTACTTTCTGATATGAAAACCGGACAGCAGGGAAAACTGGTAGCAGTAAAGGTAAGTGAAGCAAGTTTCTTACGTTATCTGGATAAATTGAATTTGGAAATAGGTTCGCACGTGAAAGTTTTGGATATCCTTAGTTTTGACCACTCCTCATTAATTGCCATCAATAATGAAAGTGAAGTATATGTATCAAAAGAAGTAGCTGCCAATTTGTTCTTTGAAGCTGTTGATGATAAAGATTAA
- a CDS encoding glycosyltransferase codes for MGNKIKTVIASVLKPVDDTRMYEKFGLSLQQTNRYAVNIIGFVSKNPPKQRDIIFYPIFSFENNSWKRFFASFLFGKYLFKINPSLVIVTTFELLPVSIFYKLLNNKIELMYDVSENYALNYLTNRRPGYVNKIIAKTIRLIEKNSQNYISLNILAETEYAKEMKFFSKPYIYILNKYKAIQVKKLSLPSEVIDRAKNSSPLLIFTGTISENYGIYEALDLAKSLRQDFPDILLILAGHVTNTKLLSYLLNLEKEDFHLLTYVDKDPIPHMDIIKLIKLADFGLVAHRPVESIKNCFPTRIYEYMAHKKPFILQDHTYWTSYCKPWKCSINIDFKNFDSHFVAQQMKSSQFYPNGNPDNIYWNTEETKLIQAVDDVFAIKN; via the coding sequence ATGGGTAATAAAATTAAAACAGTGATTGCTTCAGTGCTCAAACCAGTTGATGATACGAGAATGTACGAAAAGTTTGGGCTTTCATTGCAGCAAACAAACAGATATGCAGTAAATATCATAGGTTTTGTGTCAAAAAATCCACCTAAACAGAGAGATATTATTTTTTATCCCATTTTCAGTTTTGAAAACAACAGCTGGAAACGTTTTTTTGCCTCTTTTTTATTTGGAAAATATTTATTTAAAATAAATCCATCTTTAGTAATTGTCACCACCTTCGAGCTTCTTCCTGTCTCGATATTTTATAAGTTACTCAATAATAAAATAGAATTGATGTACGATGTGAGTGAGAACTATGCGCTTAATTATTTAACGAACAGAAGGCCTGGATATGTAAATAAAATCATTGCTAAGACTATTAGGCTTATAGAAAAAAATAGCCAAAACTACATTTCGCTAAATATATTAGCAGAAACTGAATACGCTAAAGAAATGAAATTTTTTAGCAAACCATATATTTATATACTGAACAAGTATAAGGCAATTCAGGTGAAAAAGTTAAGTTTGCCTTCAGAAGTGATTGATAGAGCGAAAAATTCATCTCCATTGCTCATCTTTACCGGAACAATTAGCGAAAACTATGGTATTTACGAAGCTCTTGATTTAGCAAAAAGCTTGCGCCAAGACTTTCCAGATATTTTACTAATTTTAGCAGGACACGTTACCAATACTAAATTACTAAGCTACTTGCTAAATTTGGAAAAAGAAGATTTTCACCTTCTTACATATGTAGATAAAGATCCCATTCCTCATATGGATATTATTAAGCTGATTAAGTTAGCTGACTTTGGATTAGTAGCACATAGGCCTGTAGAAAGCATTAAAAATTGTTTTCCAACACGGATATATGAATATATGGCTCATAAAAAACCTTTTATATTACAAGACCATACCTACTGGACATCCTACTGCAAGCCCTGGAAGTGTTCTATTAACATTGATTTCAAAAATTTTGACTCACATTTTGTTGCACAACAAATGAAAAGCAGTCAATTTTATCCAAATGGAAACCCTGACAATATTTACTGGAACACGGAGGAAACAAAACTAATTCAAGCAGTTGATGATGTTTTTGCCATAAAAAACTGA